The Breoghania sp. L-A4 sequence AAGCGTCCTTGCCGCGGGTCGGTGATGTTGCGCACCCGTGATCCCTGTGCTATGCGAAGCCCGACATTCGGGATGCAGTTGCGGCTTGAACTGGCTGCGTCCATAAATATCCAATAATTCCAAGGTCTTATTTGGTGAGTATTTCACACGATAAGGCCTTGGTGCGCGTCTTGAGAGAGCACGAACCCGGTGACAGACAACGTATCCCAAGTCTCAGGTGTCGCGACCCGATACGCCTCTGCGCTTTTCGACCTCGCCCGCGAGGAAAAGGCGGTCGAGGCGACGGAGGCCGACATCTCTCGTCTTGAGGCGATGCTGAACGAAAGCTCGGATCTGATGCGCCTCGTGCGCAGCCCTGTTTTCGGCACCGATGATCAGGTTGGCGCGATGAAGGCCGTGCTCGGGAAAGCCGGTATCGGCGGTCTCGTTGCCAACTTTGTCTTCCTGGTGGCGGACAATCGCCGTCTGTTCGCGCTTCCCTCGATGCTCGCAAGCTTTCATGCGCTCGCCGCCGCCGATCGCGGCGAAGTGACTGCCGATGTCGTGTCGGCACAGCCCTTGTCCGATGCCAATCTGGCCGCCCTGAAAAAGGCGCTCAAGGCATCCACCGGCAAGGACGTGAAAATCAATCCGACCGTCGATCCTGCGTTGATCGGTGGTCTCGTCGTCAAGGTCGGCAGCCGTATGATCGATACGTCGCTGCGGACCAAGCTCAATTCTCTCAATCACTCGATGAAAGAGGTCGGCTGATGGATATTCGGGCCGCGGAAATCTCCGCCATCCTCAAGGACCAGATCAAGAATTTCGGCAAGGAAGCCGAAGTTTCCGAGGTAGGTCAGGTGCTCTCCGTCGGTGACGGTATTGCGCGCGTTTACGGACTGGACAATGTCCAGGCCGGTGAAATGGTCGAATTCCCTGGCGGCGTCCAGGGCATGGCGCTGAACCTCGAGACCGACAACGTCGGTGTCGTGCTGTTCGGTGACGATCGGGGCATCAAGGAAGGCGACACGGTCAAGCGGACCGGCGCCATCGTGGACGTTCCCGTCGGCAGGGGTCTTCTGGGCCGCGTCGTTGACGGCCTCGGCAACCCGATCGACGGCAAGGGCCCGATCGAGTCGTCCGAACGCCGTCGCGTGGACGTCAAGGCGCCGGGCATTCTGCCGCGCAAGTCGGTTCATGAGCCGATGTCGACCGGCCTGAAGGCCATCGATGCGCTGATCCCGATCGGCCGTGGACAGCGCGAGCTGATCATCGGCGATCGCCAGACCGGCAAGACCGCCGTCATCCTGGACACGTTCCTCAACCAGAAAGCGCTGCACGCCGGCGACGACGAAGATGCCAAGCTCTATTGCATCTATGTCGCCATCGGCCAGAAGCGCTCCACGGTTGCGCAGTTCGTGAAGGCCCTGGAAGAAGCCGGCGCGCTCGAGTATTCGATCATCGTCGCCGCCACGGCTTCCGATCCGGCCCCGATGCAGTACCTGGCGCCGTTCACCGGCTGCGCCATGGGCGAATTCTTCCGCGACAACTCGGCTCACGCCGTGATCGCGTATGACGATCTCTCCAAGCAGGCCGTGGCCTATCGCCAGATGTCCCTGCTGCTGCGCCGCCCGCCGGGCCGCGAAGCCTATCCGGGCGACGTCTTCTATCTGCACTCGCGCCTTCTGGAGCGTTCGGCCAAGCTTAACGATTCGCTGGGCGCTGGCTCGCTGACGGCTCTGCCGGTCATCGAGACGCAAGCCAACGACGTCTCCGCCTACATCCCGACCAACGTGATCTCGATCACCGACGGCCAGATCTTCCTGGAGACGGATCTGTTCTTCCAGGGCATCCGGCCGGCGGTGAACGTCGGTCTGTCGGTGTCGCGTGTGGGCTCGTCGGCTCAGATCAAGGCGATGAAGCAGGTTGCCGGCCCGATCAAGGGCGAACTGGCCCAGTACCGCGAAATGGCGGCCTTTGCCCAGTTCGGCTCCGACCTCGACGCCACGACCCAGCGTCTGCTGAACCGCGGTGCGCGACTGACCGAGCTGCTCAAGCAGCCGCAGTTCTCGCCGCTGAAGACCGAAGAGCAGGTTGCCGTCATTTATGCCGGCGTGAACGGTTACCTCGACACCATCCCCGTCAACAAGGTGGGTGATTTCGAGCAGGGACTGCTTCTCAACCTGCGTGGCGAACACGCTGATCTCCTGGCTGAAATCTGGGAGAAGAAAGCGTTGAACGATGACCTCACGGGCCGGCTCAAGGCCGCCGTCGAGGCATTCGCCAAGACCTTTGCTGCGTGACGTTTCGCGTAGCTGACCGGAACCGGGAACGGGAGCGGCCATGCCGAGCCTGAAGGACTTACGAAATCGCATCGCCTCCGTGAAGGCGACGCAAAAGATCACCAAAGCCATGCAAATGGTGGCGGCAGCGAAACTGCGCCGTGCGCAGGAAGCCGCCGTCGCCGCCCGGCCCTATGCCGAGCGCATGGATGCGGTGCTCGCCAATCTCGCCGGGGCTTTTGATGGCCGCGACGACGCCCACAAGCTGATGGTCGGAACAGGCAACGACCAGGTTCACCTGCTCGTTGTCTGTACCGCCGAACGCGGGCTGTGCGGTGGCTTCAACTCGTCGATCGCCAAGCTGGCGCGCGAACATGCGCGCAAGCTTCTCGCTCAGGGCAAAGAGGTCAAGATCCTCTGCGTCGGCAAGAAGGGCTTCGACGCGCTGAAACGCGATATGGGCAAATACGTGATCGATACGGTCGATCTTCGCAGTGTCAAGAATCTGCGCTTTGGCGACGCGGACGCGATCGGCAAGCGTGTTCTGGCGATGTTCGACGAAGGCGCCTTCGACGTCTGCACTCTGTTCTACGCGCGCTTCCAGTCGGTGATCAGCCAGGTCCCGACGGTCCAGCAGATCGTTCCGGCCGATATCGCGGCCGGTCCGGGAGCTGCCGACCTGGATGGCGCGATCTATGACTATGAACCGGAAGAAGGCGAGATCCTGAACGATCTGCTGCCCCGCAACATTTCGGTTCAGATCTTCAGGGCGCTCCTTGAAAACGCCGCTTCGGAGCAGGGCGCGCGCATGTCCGCGATGGACAATGCGACACGCAATGCCGGTGAGATGATCGACAAGCTGACGATGAGCTACAATCGCCAGCGTCAGGCTCAGATCACCAAGGAGCTGATCGAAATTATCTCGGGCGCGGAAGCGCTCTGACGGATTTGAGACGAGGAACAGTGTGATGGCTGACATCAAGGTCGGACGGGTCACCCAGGTCATCGGCGCCGTCGTCGACGTCCAGTTCGATGGTGACCTGCCGCAGATTCTGAATGCGCTCGAGACCGAGAATCAGGGCAACCGCCTTGTTCTCGAAGTGGCGCAGCATTTGGGCGAGAACACCGTGCGCACGATCGCCATGGACTCCACCGAAGGCCTCGTTCGCGGGCAGGAAGTGAAGGACACGGGCGAATCGATCATGATCCCGGTGGGCGCAGGAACGCTCGGCCGCATCATGAACGTCATCGGCGAGCCGGTCGACGAAGCAGGCCCCATCGAGGCTGAAGGCCGCCGCGGCATTCACCAGCCCGCGCCAGCCTACGTCGAGCAGTCGACGGAATCGGAAATCCTGGTCACCGGCATCAAGGTCGTCGACCTGCTGGCGCCCTACGCCAAGGGCGGCAAGATCGGCCTGTTCGGCGGCGCCGGCGTTGGCAAGACCGTGCTGATCATGGAACTGATCAACAACATCGCCAAGGCGCATGGCGGCTATTCCGTTTTCGCCGGCGTGGGTGAGCGCACCCGTGAGGGCAACGACCTCTACTGGGAAATGATCGAGTCCGGCGTGAACAAGGAAGGCGGCGGCGAAGGCTCCAAGGCCGCTCTCGTCTACGGCCAGATGAACGAGCCCCCGGCGCCCGCGCGCGCGTTGCCCTGTCCGGCCTCACCGTCGCCGAGCATTTCCGCGACCAGGGCCAGGACGTGCTGTTCTTCGTCGACAACATCTTCCGCTTTACCCAGGCCGGTTCCGAAGTGTCGGCTCTGCTGGGCCGCATCCCGTCCGCCGTGGGTTACCAGCCGACGCTGGCCACCGACATGGGCACGATGCAGGAGCGCATCACGACCACCAACAAGGGATCGATCACCTCGGTGCAGGCCGTTTACGTGCCCGCCGATGACTTGACCGATCCGGCTCCGGCATCGACATTCGCCCATCTGGACGCAACGACGGTTCTCAACCGCTCGATCGCCGAGAAGGGCATCTACCCGGCCGTGGATCCGCTTGACTCGACCTCGCGCATGCTCGACGCCCGCATCATCGGCGATGAGCATTACGGCGTTGCCCGCCGCGTCCAGGAAGTGCTGCAGCGCTACAAGGCGCTTCAGGACATCATCGCGATCCTTGGCATGGACGAGCTTTCGGAAGAAGACAAGATCGCGGTCGCGCGCGCCCGCAAGATCGAGCGTTTCCTGTCGCAGCCGTTCTTCGTGGCTGAGGTGTTCACCGGTTCGCCGGGCAAGCTGGTTGATCTCGCCGATACCATCAAGGGCTTTAAGGGCCTTTGCGATGGCGACTACGATCATCTGCCGGAAGCGGCCTTCTACATGGTCGGTTCCATCGAGGAAGCGGTCGAGAAGGCCCAGCGTCTGGCTGCCGAAGCCGCCTGATCCGAATGTTGCCGAGGCGCGCGCCCGCAAGGTGTGCGCCTTGGTCGCCGGCCATGCGTCGGCCAATCCTGACAGAAGGCGCGCAGGGCTGATGCCCGTGCCGCGCCGCATGCGAAGCAACGAGGCCGATCATGGCGGAAGCCTTTCAGTTCGAACTTGTCTCTCCGGAGCGCCTTCTGATCTCAGAGGCGGTCGAAGAGGTCGTCGTTCCCGGCTCCGACGGTGATTTCGGCGTGCTGGCGCATCACGCGCCGCTTATGTCGACGATCCGTCCGGGATTCATCGAGGTAAAGCACACGGACGGATCCGCGTCGAAGATCTTCGTGCAGGGCGGCTTTGCCGACACCGGCCCGAATGGCCTGACGATCCTGGCCGAGCGTGCCGTTCCAGCGGAAGATCTCAAGGCCGACGTGATCGCAGCCGAGATCAAGGACGCAGAGGAAGACCTGGCGGACGCCTCCGACGATGCGGCGCGCACGGCTGCGCAGCACAAGATCGGCCAGCTCAAGGAAGTCCAGGCGGCGCTCGCGACGCTCTGAACGGCCCCGGCCTGAATACGGACATCGAAAAAAACCCGGCGGAATTTCCGCCGGGTTTTTTCGTACTCAATCGCTCTGAAAGCGGACGGCGTCAGGCGGCGATGCGCTTGAAGCCGGTGTTGCCGCCGCGCGAGCGCCGGCGCTCGTCCGGAGCGATGTAGACAAGCGCGTGATGCTCCTGGCAATAGGAAACACCGGCCTCGACGCGGTTCTGGCACGGGAAGACATAGCTGTCCGCGCTGCTGCCGCTGCCTTCAACCCATTTGCATTGTCCGCTGCGCGGAAGATTCGTCATATTCGTCGGCGTCGTTTTCATCGTTCGGTCCTGATCATGTCCGAACGCGCGACGGCAGCCGGAGCCGCACCGCGCATTCGCAAGGGTCTTGACTGTGCGACCATCAATCAGCGCCGCGACCGTTTCATTTCATGCATCCGGCGATTGCCCTGGCGCCGTTCACGTGGGACGCCGGCGCGACAGTCCGGGTGCAGGAAATAAAACGATCTCAAGGAACCCGGCGCTCCACCATCCGGCTGACCGGAGGGAGAACCGATGGGGCTCTGGGCGGCGGATCATGAACGCAGGCGCGAAGTAGTAGCCTGCGATAGTCTGCACCGTACAGATAACCAGCCGCAAGGCCGCATGCAATGGGTGCGACATCATAGCCGCCATGCGTGCCGTGCACTGGTTAATACTGGATGCGCCGGCTGCCCCAATCCGGCGCAGACTCGTCCTTCTGCAGCCGGAGGTTGGAAACGACCCGCCTGTTCTGTGCCTTGCACTCGATATCCGCGCAGTTGCGCACCAGACGCTCGCGGCCGTAGCCCTTCGCCCAAAGGCGACTCTGCGGCACGCCTTGGGAGATCAGATAGCTCATCACGGCTTCGGCGCGCCGTTGCGAGATCTCGCGGTTGGCATCCTCGTTGCCGGGATCGTCGGCATGGCCCTGCAGCTTGACGAACCAGCGCGGGTGACCCTGCAGCCAGCGCGCCTGCGCGTCGAGCGTGCGTTTCGCGGTGTCGTCAAGCTCCGCCGACTTCTCGGTGAAATAGGTGCGCCGGCCCACGTGCAGGATGAAATCCTGCTCGCTGCCGGAAGCCACCTTCTCGAATCCCTGCGCCGGCGCGTTGGTCACGTCGGGGATCACCGCGATGCTGTCCACGCTGGCGCAGCCCGCGATAAGAAACAGGACGACCAGCGCCACAGACGCGGTGCAGGCACGTGCGGCGCCTGTCCGCCTGGAGTGTCGGCTCGGCTTCATTCGGTTCCCCCGGAAAGCGGTGCGGTGCCCAGGCTCAGCCGGCGCTGACATTGGCGGTGGAGCCGCCCAGATGCTCGAGCACCAGAACGCGCGTGCCGATCGGGCAGCGCTGGTACAGATCGACAACGTCCTCGGGGAACATGCGGATGCAGCCCGACGAGACATCGTTACCGATGCTCCAGGGTTCCAGCGTGCCGTGCAGCCGGTATCCCAGGTCGCGTCCGTCCCGGTAGAGATACAACGCGCGCGGTCCCAGCGGATTTTCGGGCGAACCGCCTTCAACAAGCTTGGGCAGGTCAGGGCTGCGTTCCAGCATTTCCGGCGGCGGCACCCAGCGCGGCCACAGGGCCTTGCGGTCGATGCGGGCGTGTCCGAACCACTGGAAACCTTCGCGTCCGACGCCAACCCCATAACGCAGCGCGGTGTTGTTTTCCCAGATCCAGTAGAGGAAATGATTGCGGGTATCGACGACCACCGTTCCCGGCGGTTCCGGCGAGAAATATTTCACCATCTGCCGCCGCCACTGCGGCTTGATCACCTTGAAATTCGTCAGCCGGTAGATAAATCCCGCGTCATCCGCTGCTCCGGCGAACCATTTGGATGCGGTGTTCGCCAATGCGGATTGCGACAATGCTGCGCCGGCGAGCAAGGCGCCGCCTGCCTCCAGAATCTTTCTGCGCGTCAGCAACATGATGCCCTCCCTGCATGCGCGCGGGCGCAAACGGGCTTGGCGAGACAGCACCACCCCCCGCCTGCGTGCGAGACCCCGCTATTACGCGGCAACAGCACGGCAACGTCAAGCGTTTGGGAGAACCCCTCCGGCGGCCTCGAGCGCCTGCGGCGTGTCCAGATCCAGCCGGATCGTGTCGTCGAGTTCGATCTCGACGACGGCTTCAGGATTGTCGCCGATCAGATGCCGCGCGCCGACGTCGCCCTTGATCGCCAGCAGGGCGTCGAAGTAGCGGCGTGACCAGAGCACCGGATTGCCGCGTTTGCCCTTCACCGTGGGCACCACGATGAGTGCGCCTGCGGCCGGGTCGTAGGCGGCAACCAGCCGGTCGATGGTTTGCGGCGTGATGCGCGGCATGTCGGCGAGCAGCACGATCGCCGCGTCGGCGGAGGCGGGCAGGGCCTTGATACCGGTCTTCAGGGACGTCGACAGGCCTTCGCGATAGTCTTCGTTGTGCACGAAGCGTACATCGAGGTCCTCAAGCGCCGCTTCCACCTGATCGCGCATGTGCCCCGTCACCACGGTCACGGGTCCGGCGCGCGATTCGAGCGCCGCGCGCGCGGCGATGCGCACCAGCGGTTCGCCGCCGATGGTCGCCAGAAGCTTGTTGGGCCCGCCCATGCGGGTGGAGCGGCCCGCCGCCAGGACAATGGCCGCAACGTCGGGGCGCGGGGCCGCGGTTGCACGCGGAGCCTCTTCGCGCGGCTGCGGGCGGGAGACGATTTCCATCAGCAATCCTCCGACACCCATGCCGGTCAGATCGGCGGCGCTGACCTCGAGGCCGGCGAGCGTTCTCTGCAGCACCCAGTCAAAGCCGTTTTCACGCGGGCTGCGGGCGCATCCTGGCGCGCCGATGACCGGCGTGCCGTCCAGATCGCCCAGCACCAGCAGATTGCCCGGATCCACCGGCATGCCGAAGTGCGTGACGTGTCCTCCCGCCGCTTCGATGGCCGAGGGCACCACATCGCCGCGATCCACGTTGGCCGACGCCCCGAAGACGATCAGCAGTTCCGCGCCGCCGGCCTTGGCCTCGCGCAGCGCGGCGGCCGTTGCCTCCGCCGTGTGCGGCACGCGCAGGTCCGCCACGATCTCCGCGCCGGCGGGCTTGAGCCGGTCCCGCGTGACGCTCAGCGTCTTGTCGATGGTCTTCGGTTTCAGGCTGGGAAGCGTCGTCGAGATGATGGCGGTCTTCAGCGGACGGTAGGGCGCGACGCGGAGCAGCGATAGCCCGTCCTGCTGTTTGCCGACCGTCTCCAGTGCCCGCTCCACCAGATCCCCCGCGACGCCATAGGGAATGATCTTGACCGTGCCGACCATCCGCCCCGCCTCGACGGCGGCATGCTGCGGCAGGCAGGCGAAGGTGATCGCCGGATCGATGCGGTTGAGCGCGTCGATGGCGGCGCTGTCGACGCAGAGGACGCCGGCTTTGGCGGCAAACAGGTTGGCGCGGCCGGTGAAGGCGCGTTCGACCTCTACGGTATCGCCGCCGATCGCCGCCGCGATGCGCCGCGCGGCCTCGTCCTCGGGCACATCACTCGCCTCCAGCATGGCCACCGTCAGGGACCCGACGGAGGCCGCTTGCAGGCGCGCGATGTGCTCCGCCGTCAGCCGCGTGCCCTTCCTGAGCGCGAGGCCGTCGGTCTTGAAGGAATGGGCGAGAATGCCGTTAAGGCAGTCGCGCAACGGGCGTTCGCCGAACGTCACGCGGCCGCCTCGCGCGCAACGCCCGCCGAGGCGCGGCCGCTCTTGCGCAGGTCCTCGATGATCTGCGCCATGACCGCGACGGCGATTTCGGCCGGGCTGGCGGCGCCGATGTCGAGGCCGATCGGAGCATGGATGCGATCGATCTGCTCGCTCGACAGCCCGTCCTTCAGCCGCTCGACTCGAGTCGCATGCGTCTTGCGGCTGCCGAGCGCACCGACATAGAAGCAATCGGCTTCCAGCGCGCTTTTTAAGGGAAAATCGTCGATCTTGGGATCATGGGTGACGGCGACGAGCGCCGTGTAGCGGTCGAGCGTCACCTCCGCCCCCAGCACTTCGTCCGGCCATTGCGCAAACAGCGGCGTGCCGGGGAAACGTTCGGGTGTGGCAAACGCGGTGCGCGGATCGATGATGGTGACGTCGAAGCCGGCGATCGCGGCGATCGGCGCCAGCGCCTGTGAGATATGCACCGCGCCGATTACCAGGATGCGCGGCGGCGGCACTTCCACGCCAAGGAACAGCCGGTTGTCGGCCGCGTCCTCGATCATGCCGGATTTGCCGGAGCGGAAGCGTCGGTCCAGTTCCTCGTGCAGCGGGTCGTCGGCCCACGGATCGGCCTCGCGCACCAGGCGTTGCGCGCCGGTCGTCACATCGGTGATGAGAATGCAGCCGCGGCGCGCGGCGCGTTCCGCATTGAGCTGTTCGAGAAGCGCAAGCTGCATGGTCAGGCCACCTTCTCGACGTAGACGCGGATGCGCCCGCCGCAGGACAGTCCGACCCGCCATGCGGTCTCGTCGGCGACGCCGAATTCCAGCATTTTCGCCGCGCCGCTTTCGATGACGTCGATGGCCTCGCCGACCACCGCGCCCTCGACGCAGCCGCCGGACACGGAACCTTCGAAATTGCCTTCGCCGTCGATCACCAGATGGCTGCCGGTGGGACGCGGCGCGGAGCCCCAGGTCTCCATCACTGTGGCCAGCGCCACCTCGCGTCCGGCCTTGCGCCAATCCTGCGCCGTCAACAGCACGTCGTGCGTGTCGATTGCTTCGCCCGGGGCCTCGCTCATGCCATCCTCCGCTGCCATGGTATTTCCCTCAGCATATAGGACGAGGGCATGGGCTTGAAAGGGGCGTGCGCTGACGGCCAGGCGGGGAAGGTGCGACCGCAGGGTGCTCCGTGGAACCCGGCGGCCGGTTTGCTCAGATGCTGGCGATGAACAGCGCCTTGGCAGCCTCCAGCGTCAGTTCCACCGGATTGCCACCGGCGCTGGGATCCTCGATGGCCATGGCGGCCATCGCGTCGATCTTGTCGGTGCCGACGCCGATGTCGCCGAGCTTCTTCGGAATGCCCAGCTCCGCGTTGAGCTGTTCCACATAGGCATAGAAGCCGTCAAAGCCGCCTTTTATGTCCAGGTAGGCGGCGGCTCGCTCGATGCGCTGCTCGATCGCGGGGCGGTTGAAGGTCAGCACCGGCGGGATGACGATGGCGTTGGTGGTGCCGTGGTGGGTGTTGTAGAGCGCGCCGATGGGGTGCGAGAGCGCGTGCACGGCGCCAAGACCCTTCTGGAACGCGGTGGCGCCCATGGCGGCGGCCGACATCATCTGCGCCCGGGCCTCGATGTCGGAGCCGTCGGCGAAGGCGCGCGGCAGATAATCCTTCACCAGACGCATGCCTTCCAGGGCGATGCCCTGGCTCATCGGATGATAGAACGGGCTGGAATAGGCTTCCAGGCAATGGGCGAAGGCGTCCATGCCGGTGCCTGCGGTGATTGCCATTGGCATGCCGACGGTCAGTTCCGGATCGCAGATGACGACGGCGGGCAGCAGCTTGGGATGGAAGATGATCTTCTTCACATGGGTGTCGGAGTTGGTCAGCACGCCCGCGCGGCCGACTTCCGAACCCGTGCCGGCGGTCGTTGGCACCGCGACGATGGGCGCGATCGCCGAGGCGTCGGCGCGGGTCCACCAGTCGCCGATGTCCTCGAAGTCCCAGACGGGACGGGTCTGGCCGGCCATGAAGGCGACCAGCTTGCCCAGATCCAGGCCCGAGCCGCCGCCGAAGGCGATGACGCCGTCGTGGCCACCGGCCTTGTAGACGTCGATGCCCGCTGCGAGGTTGATCTCGTTGGGGTTGGGATCGACCTCGGAGAACATCGCCCGGCCGAGACCTTCGGCGTCGAGCAGGTCCAATGCTGCCTGGGTGATCGGCAGCCCCGCCAGCCCCTTGTCGGTGACCAGCAGCGGCTTGCGCATGCCGGCGGCGCGACAGGCTTCGCCCAGTTCCTTGATCCGGCCCGCGCCGAAGCGGATGGCGGTCGGATAGCTCCAGTTGGCGACGAGATTCATCGGTTCAGGCTTTCTTCAGGTGGTAGGATTTCGGGCGGGTCAGGTTCTGGAAGCCGATCACCGACAGCGCGCCGCCGCGCCCGGTGTTCTTGCAGCCGGTCCAGCACAGGGCGGGATCGAGATAATCGGCGCGGTTCATGAACACCGTGCCGGTTTCGAGCCGCGCGCCGATGGCGGACGCGCGGCCGGCGTCTTTGGTCCACAGCGAGGCGGTGAGGCCGAATTCGCAGTCGTTCATCAGTGCGATGGCCTCTTCATCGTTCGACACCTTCATGATGCCGACAACAGGTCCAAAACTCTCGTCGCGCATGACGCGCATGTCGTGGGTGACGCCTGTGAGGATCTGCGGCATCAGGTAAGCGCCGCCGTCGTCTTCAGGAAACAGCACCGGATCGATCATCGGGGTTGCGCCATCGGCGATGGCTTCCGCCGTCTGGGCGCGCACTTCCGCTGCAAAGCGCACATTGGCCATGGGGCCGAGCGTGGTCTCGGGATCGAGCGGGTTGCCGAGCCTGTATTTGGCGACAAGGGCGACGGCCTTTTCCACGAAGGCGTCGTAGAGCGTCTCGTTCACATAGATCCGCTCGATGCCGCAGCAGCACTGGCCGGAATTGAACATGGCGCCATCGACGAGCGTGGCGACGGCCGCGTCCAGATCCGCGTCCTCCATCACGTAGCCCGGGTCCTTGCCGCCGAGTTCCAGCCCCAGGCCGGTGAAGGTGCCCGCCGCCGCGCGCTCGATGGCGCGTCCGCCGCCCACGGAGCCAGTGAAATTGATGAAGTTGAACTGGCGCTCGCCGATCAGCGCCTCGGTGGTCGCATGGTCGAGAAACAGATTGACGAACAGCCCTTCAGGAAGCCCGGCTTCCGAAAAGGCGCGCGCCATGCGCTCGCCCACGAGCAGCGTCTGCGTGGCGTGTTTCAGCACTACGGCGTTGCCGGCGATCAGCGCCGGCGAGACCGTGTTGATCGCCGTCATGTAGGGGTAGTTCCATGGCGCGATGACGAAGACCACGCCATGCGGCTCGCGGATGATGCGGCGCTCGAAGGCATCCGAGTTCTCGATGACGATCGGCGCGAGCGCCTCTTCGGCGATGCTCGCCATATAGGCGGTGCGCTCGTTGACGCCGCCGAATTCGCCGCCGTAGCGGGTCGGGCGGCCCATCATGTGCGCCAGTTCGGGAACGATCTCGTCGTTCATCTCGCCGAGCCGTTTGACGCCGGCCTCCACAAGCGCGATGCGTTCATTAAGCGGCCGCGCCGCCCAGGCCTTTTGCGCGCTGCGGGCTGCCGCGCAGGCAGTGCGGGCCTCGTCCAGGCTGAGCGCGGGGCGCTCCGCGTATACGGAGCCGTCGATGGGGGATATGCACTGGATCATCTTGCTCATGGTCAGGCTCTCTCAAAGCCGCGCGCGACTTCCCAGTCGGTGATGCGGCGGTCGTATTCGGTCTGCTCCCACTTTGCGGCGTGCACATAGTGGTCGATGACATCGTCGCCAAACGCCGCGCGCAACATGCTTGAACCGTTCAGTACGGCTGTGGCGTCGCGCAGCGTCGACGGGATTTCGCGGATGTCCCGGCCGCCGTAGGCGTCGCCGACGAAGGCGGGCTCCAGTTCCCAGTCGTTCTCGATGCCCGCGATGCCGGCGGCGATCAGCGCCGCCATGGCGAGGTAGGGATTGAGGTCGGCGCCGCCGACGCGGCATTCCACGCGCACCGCCTTGCTGCCGGCGCCGCAGACGCGGTAGCCGGCGGTGCGGTTGTCCATCGACCAGATGGCCTTTGTCGGCGCGAAGGTGCCGGCCTGGAATCGCTTGTAGGAATTGATGTAGGGCGCCAGGAAATAGGTGATCTCGCTGGCGTGGCTCAAAAGCCCCGCCATGTATTTGCGCATCAGATCCGACATGCCGTGCTCGGCGGTCTCATCAAAGAACAGCGGCTTTCCGTCGAGCGACCACAGGGACTGGTGGATGTGAGAGGAATTTCCCGCCCGCTCGTAGTGCCATTTGGCGAGGAAACTGACCGCGCGGCCCTTGGCCCAGGCGATCTCCTTGCAGCCGTTCTTGATGATCACGTGGCGGTCGGCCATCGTCAGCGCCTCGGCGTAGCGCACGTTGATTTCCGCCTGGCCGGCCTCCGCCTCGCCCTTGGAGTTCTCCACCGGAATGTCCGCGCCGTTCAATCCGTTGCGGATGGCGCGCATCAGCTCCTCTTCCTTGGTGGTCTGGAAGATGTGGTAGTCCTCGTTGTAGGCGCTGATCGGCGTCAGGCCGCGATGGCCCTTGGCCTCGGCTTCCTCGAAGCTTTCCCGGAACACGAAGAATTCCAGCTCGGTTGCCATGAAGGGCTTCATGCCCATGGCTTCCAGCCGCTTGATCTGCTTCTTCAGGATGGCGCGCGGCGAATGCGGCACTTCCTCGTGGGTGGCGTGGTCGAGCATGTCGCACAGCACCAGCGCCGTGCCTTCCAGCCACGGAATCAGCCGTAACGTGTCGAGGTCCGGCTTCATCGTGTAGTCGCCGTAGCCCGCCTCCCAGCTGGTCGCCTTGTAGCCCTCGACGGTGTTCATCTCCATGTCGGTGGCCAGCAGGTAGTTGCAGCTGTGGGTCTCCTTCCAGGCGCTGTCGACGAAGAACTC is a genomic window containing:
- a CDS encoding F0F1 ATP synthase subunit epsilon; this encodes MAEAFQFELVSPERLLISEAVEEVVVPGSDGDFGVLAHHAPLMSTIRPGFIEVKHTDGSASKIFVQGGFADTGPNGLTILAERAVPAEDLKADVIAAEIKDAEEDLADASDDAARTAAQHKIGQLKEVQAALATL
- a CDS encoding F0F1 ATP synthase subunit delta gives rise to the protein MTDNVSQVSGVATRYASALFDLAREEKAVEATEADISRLEAMLNESSDLMRLVRSPVFGTDDQVGAMKAVLGKAGIGGLVANFVFLVADNRRLFALPSMLASFHALAAADRGEVTADVVSAQPLSDANLAALKKALKASTGKDVKINPTVDPALIGGLVVKVGSRMIDTSLRTKLNSLNHSMKEVG
- a CDS encoding OmpA family protein — translated: MKPSRHSRRTGAARACTASVALVVLFLIAGCASVDSIAVIPDVTNAPAQGFEKVASGSEQDFILHVGRRTYFTEKSAELDDTAKRTLDAQARWLQGHPRWFVKLQGHADDPGNEDANREISQRRAEAVMSYLISQGVPQSRLWAKGYGRERLVRNCADIECKAQNRRVVSNLRLQKDESAPDWGSRRIQY
- the atpA gene encoding F0F1 ATP synthase subunit alpha encodes the protein MDIRAAEISAILKDQIKNFGKEAEVSEVGQVLSVGDGIARVYGLDNVQAGEMVEFPGGVQGMALNLETDNVGVVLFGDDRGIKEGDTVKRTGAIVDVPVGRGLLGRVVDGLGNPIDGKGPIESSERRRVDVKAPGILPRKSVHEPMSTGLKAIDALIPIGRGQRELIIGDRQTGKTAVILDTFLNQKALHAGDDEDAKLYCIYVAIGQKRSTVAQFVKALEEAGALEYSIIVAATASDPAPMQYLAPFTGCAMGEFFRDNSAHAVIAYDDLSKQAVAYRQMSLLLRRPPGREAYPGDVFYLHSRLLERSAKLNDSLGAGSLTALPVIETQANDVSAYIPTNVISITDGQIFLETDLFFQGIRPAVNVGLSVSRVGSSAQIKAMKQVAGPIKGELAQYREMAAFAQFGSDLDATTQRLLNRGARLTELLKQPQFSPLKTEEQVAVIYAGVNGYLDTIPVNKVGDFEQGLLLNLRGEHADLLAEIWEKKALNDDLTGRLKAAVEAFAKTFAA
- a CDS encoding F0F1 ATP synthase subunit gamma produces the protein MPSLKDLRNRIASVKATQKITKAMQMVAAAKLRRAQEAAVAARPYAERMDAVLANLAGAFDGRDDAHKLMVGTGNDQVHLLVVCTAERGLCGGFNSSIAKLAREHARKLLAQGKEVKILCVGKKGFDALKRDMGKYVIDTVDLRSVKNLRFGDADAIGKRVLAMFDEGAFDVCTLFYARFQSVISQVPTVQQIVPADIAAGPGAADLDGAIYDYEPEEGEILNDLLPRNISVQIFRALLENAASEQGARMSAMDNATRNAGEMIDKLTMSYNRQRQAQITKELIEIISGAEAL
- a CDS encoding L,D-transpeptidase — translated: MLLTRRKILEAGGALLAGAALSQSALANTASKWFAGAADDAGFIYRLTNFKVIKPQWRRQMVKYFSPEPPGTVVVDTRNHFLYWIWENNTALRYGVGVGREGFQWFGHARIDRKALWPRWVPPPEMLERSPDLPKLVEGGSPENPLGPRALYLYRDGRDLGYRLHGTLEPWSIGNDVSSGCIRMFPEDVVDLYQRCPIGTRVLVLEHLGGSTANVSAG